A stretch of Rhinopithecus roxellana isolate Shanxi Qingling chromosome 12, ASM756505v1, whole genome shotgun sequence DNA encodes these proteins:
- the LOC104667106 gene encoding free fatty acid receptor 3 isoform X2: MGAGPDQSYFSGNHWFVFSVYLLTFLVGLPLNLLALVVFVGKLRRCPVAVDVLLLNLTASDLLLLLFLPFRMVEAASGMRWPLPFILCPLSGFIFFTTFYLTALFLAAVSVERFLSVAHPLWYKTRPRLGQAGLVSVACWLLASAHCSVVYIVEFSGDTSHSQDTNGTCYLEFRKDQLAFLLPVRLEMAVVLFVVPLIITSYCYSRLVWILGRGGSHRRQRRVAGLVAATLLNFLVCFGPYNVSHVVGYICGVSPAWRTYVMLLSTLNSCVDPFVYYFSSSRFQADFHELLRRLCGLWGQWQQEGSVELNEQKGGEEQREDRPAERKSSEHSPGSGTGGQVACAKS, translated from the coding sequence ATGGGTGCAGGCCCCGACCAGTCCTATTTCTCTGGCAATCACTGGTTCGTCTTCTCGGTGTACCTCCTCACCTTCCTGGTGGGGCTCCCCCTCAACCTGCTGGCCCTGGTGGTCTTCGTGGGCAAGCTGCGGCGCTGCCCGGTGGCTGTGGACGTGCTCCTGCTCAACCTGACTGCCTCCGATCTGCTCCTGCTGCTGTTCCTGCCCTTCCGCATGGTGGAGGCGGCCAGTGGCATGCGCTGGCCCCTGCCCTTCATCCTCTGCCCTCTCTCCGGATTCATCTTCTTCACCACCTTCTATCTCACCGCCCTCTTCCTGGCAGCTGTGAGTGTTGAGCGCTTCCTGAGCGTGGCCCACCCACTATGGTACAAGACCCGGCCGAGGCTGGGACAGGCGGGTCTGGTGAGTGTGGCCTGCTGGCTGTtggcctctgctcactgcagcgtGGTCTACATCGTGGAATTCTCGGGGGACACCTCCCACAGCCAGGACACCAATGGGACCTGCTATCTGGAGTTCCGGAAGGACCAGCTAGCCTTCCTCCTGCCCGTACGGCTAGAGATGGCCGTGGTCCTCTTTGTGGTCCCCCTGATCATCACCAGCTACTGCTACAGCCGCCTGGTGTGGATCCTTGGCAGAGGGGGCAGCCACCGCCGGCAGAGGAGGGTGGCGGGGCTGGTGGCAGCCACACTGCTCAACTTCCTTGTCTGCTTTGGGCCCTACAACGTGTCCCACGTTGTGGGCTATATCTGCGGTGTAAGCCCGGCATGGAGGACCTACGTGATGCTTCTCAGCACCCTGAACTCCTGTGTCGACCCCTTTGTCTACTACTTCTCCTCCTCCAGATTCCAAGCCGACTTTCATGAGCTGCTGAGGAGGCTGTGTGGGCTCTGGGGCCAGTGGCAGCAGGAGGGCAGCGTGGAGCTGAATGagcagaagggaggggaggagcagagagaggaCCGTCCAGCTGAAAGAAAGAGCAGTGAACACTCACCGGGCTCTGGAACTGGTGGCCAGGTGGCCTGTGCTAAAAGCTAG
- the FFAR1 gene encoding free fatty acid receptor 1, translated as MDLPPQLSFALYVAAFVLGFPLNVLAIRGARAHARLRLTPSLVYTLNLGCSDLLLTVSLPLKAVEALASGAWPLPASLCPVFGVAHFAPLYAGGGFLAALSAGRYLGAAFPLGYQAFRRPCYSWGVCAAIWALVLCHLGLVFGLEAPGGWLDHSNTSLGINTPVNGSPVCLEAWDPASAGPARFSLSLLLFFLPFSITAFCYVGCLRALAHSGLTHRRKLRAAWVAGGALLTLLLCLGPYNASNVASFLQPNLGGSWRKLGLITGAWSVVLNPLVTGYLGRGPGLKTVCAARTQGSTSQK; from the coding sequence ATGGACCTGCCCCCGCAGCTCTCCTTCGCCCTCTATGTGGCAGCCTTTGTGCTGGGCTTCCCGCTCAACGTCCTGGCCATCCGAGGCGCGAGGGCCCACGCCCGGCTCCGTCTCACCCCCAGCCTGGTCTACACCCTGAACCTGGGCTGCTCCGACCTGTTGCTGACAGTCTCCCTGCCCCTGAAGGCGGTGGAGGCGCTGGCCTCCGGGGCCTGGCCTCTGCCGGCCTCGCTGTGCCCCGTCTTCGGGGTGGCCCACTTTGCTCCACTGTATGCTGGCGGGGGCTTCCTGGCCGCCCTGAGTGCAGGCCGCTACCTGGGAGCGGCCTTCCCCTTGGGCTACCAAGCCTTCCGGAGGCCGTGCTATTCCTGGGGTGTGTGCGCGGCCATCTGGGCCCTCGTCCTGTGTCACCTGGGTCTGGTCTTTGGGTTGGAGGCTCCGGGAGGCTGGCTGGACCACAGCAACACCTCCCTGGGCATCAACACACCGGTCAACGGCTCTCCTGTCTGCCTGGAGGCCTGGGACCCGGCTTCTGCCGGCCCGGCCCGCTTcagcctctctctcctgcttttttTCCTGCCCTTCTCCATCACAGCCTTCTGCTACGTGGGCTGCCTCCGGGCACTGGCCCACTCCGGCCTGACTCACAGGCGGAAGCTGAGGGCCGCCTGGGTAGCCGGCGGGGCCCTCCTCACGCTGCTGCTCTGCCTAGGACCCTACAACGCCTCCAACGTGGCCAGCTTCCTGCAACCCAATCTGGGAGGCTCCTGGCGGAAGCTGGGGCTCATCACGGGTGCCTGGAGTGTGGTGCTCAACCCGCTGGTGACCGGTTACTTGGGAAGGGGTCCTGGCCTGAAGACAGTGTGTGCGGCAAGAACGCAAGGGAGCACGTCCCAGAAGTAA
- the LOC104667105 gene encoding LOW QUALITY PROTEIN: G-protein coupled receptor 42 (The sequence of the model RefSeq protein was modified relative to this genomic sequence to represent the inferred CDS: inserted 1 base in 1 codon; deleted 1 base in 1 codon; substituted 1 base at 1 genomic stop codon) gives MGAGPDKSYFSGNHWLAFSVYRLTFLVGIPLNLLALVVFVGKLQCHPVAVDVLLLNLTASDLFXPFRIVEAASGMRWPLPFILCPLSGFIFFTAVYLPALFLTAMSIERFLSVAHPLWYKTRPRLGQAGLVSVACWLLSSAHCSVVYIMEFSRNSSHRQNTIETCYMEFQEDQLVILLPVWLEMVVALFVLPLIITNCCYSRLVWILGRWGSHRWQRRVAGLVAAALLNFLVCFGPLHVSHVLGFVQGESTVWRTYVMLLSTLNSYVNPLVYSSRFQANFHGVLRRLCGLWGQWQQEGSLELKEQKGGEGHKEDLTEERKSSGLXQGCGTGGQVACAES, from the exons ATGGGTGCAGGCCCCGACAAGTCCTACTTCTCTGGCAATCACTGGCTCGCCTTTTCTGTGTACCGTCTCACCTTCCTGGTGGGGATCCCCCTCAACCTGCTGGCCCTGGTGGTCTTCGTGGGCAAGCTGCAGTGCCACCCAGTGGCCGTGGACGTGCTCCTGCTCAACCTGACCGCCTCCGACCTGT CTCCCTTTCGCATAGTGGAGGCGGCCAGTGGCATGCGCTGGCCCCTGCCTTTCATCCTCTGCCCTCTCTCCGGATTCATCTTCTTCACTGCTGTCTATCTCCCTGCCCTCTTCCTGACAGCCATGAGCATTGAGCGCTTCCTGAGCGTGGCCCACCCGCTATGGTACAAGACCCGGCCGAGGCTGGGACAGGCGGGTCTGGTGAGTGTGGCCTGCTGGCTGCTGTCTTCTGCTCACTGCAGCGTGGTCTACATCATGGAATTCTCAAGGAACTCCTCCCATAGGCAGAATACCATTGAGACCTGCTACATGGAGTTCCAGGAGGACCAGCTGGTCATCCTCCTGCCTGTGTGGCTGGAGATGGTTGTGGCCCTCTTTGTGCTCCCCTTGATCATCACAAACTGCTGCTATAGCCGCCTGGTGTGGATCCTCGGCAGGTGGGGCAGCCACCGCTGGCAGAGAAGGGTGGCGGGGTTGGTGGCAGCCGCACTGCTCAACTTTCTTGTCTGCTTTGGGCCTTTGCACGTGTCCCATGTCTTGGGCTTTGTCCAGGGTGAAAGCACGGTGTGGAGGACCTACGTGATGCTTCTCAGCACCCTGAACTCCTATGTCAACCCCCTTGTCTACTCCTCCAGGTTCCAAGCCAACTTTCACGGGGTGCTGAGGAGGCTGTGTGGGCTCTGGGGCCAGTGGCAGCAGGAGGGCAGC TTGGAGCTGAAGGagcagaagggaggggaggggcacaAGGAGGACCtcacagaagaaaggaagagtagTGGACTATAGCAGGGCTGTGGAACTGGTGGCCAGGTGGCCTGTGCTGAAAGCTAG
- the LOC104667106 gene encoding free fatty acid receptor 3 isoform X1 — translation MSLSPVATTMGAGPDQSYFSGNHWFVFSVYLLTFLVGLPLNLLALVVFVGKLRRCPVAVDVLLLNLTASDLLLLLFLPFRMVEAASGMRWPLPFILCPLSGFIFFTTFYLTALFLAAVSVERFLSVAHPLWYKTRPRLGQAGLVSVACWLLASAHCSVVYIVEFSGDTSHSQDTNGTCYLEFRKDQLAFLLPVRLEMAVVLFVVPLIITSYCYSRLVWILGRGGSHRRQRRVAGLVAATLLNFLVCFGPYNVSHVVGYICGVSPAWRTYVMLLSTLNSCVDPFVYYFSSSRFQADFHELLRRLCGLWGQWQQEGSVELNEQKGGEEQREDRPAERKSSEHSPGSGTGGQVACAKS, via the coding sequence ATGTCTCTCTCACCAGTGGCCACCACCATGGGTGCAGGCCCCGACCAGTCCTATTTCTCTGGCAATCACTGGTTCGTCTTCTCGGTGTACCTCCTCACCTTCCTGGTGGGGCTCCCCCTCAACCTGCTGGCCCTGGTGGTCTTCGTGGGCAAGCTGCGGCGCTGCCCGGTGGCTGTGGACGTGCTCCTGCTCAACCTGACTGCCTCCGATCTGCTCCTGCTGCTGTTCCTGCCCTTCCGCATGGTGGAGGCGGCCAGTGGCATGCGCTGGCCCCTGCCCTTCATCCTCTGCCCTCTCTCCGGATTCATCTTCTTCACCACCTTCTATCTCACCGCCCTCTTCCTGGCAGCTGTGAGTGTTGAGCGCTTCCTGAGCGTGGCCCACCCACTATGGTACAAGACCCGGCCGAGGCTGGGACAGGCGGGTCTGGTGAGTGTGGCCTGCTGGCTGTtggcctctgctcactgcagcgtGGTCTACATCGTGGAATTCTCGGGGGACACCTCCCACAGCCAGGACACCAATGGGACCTGCTATCTGGAGTTCCGGAAGGACCAGCTAGCCTTCCTCCTGCCCGTACGGCTAGAGATGGCCGTGGTCCTCTTTGTGGTCCCCCTGATCATCACCAGCTACTGCTACAGCCGCCTGGTGTGGATCCTTGGCAGAGGGGGCAGCCACCGCCGGCAGAGGAGGGTGGCGGGGCTGGTGGCAGCCACACTGCTCAACTTCCTTGTCTGCTTTGGGCCCTACAACGTGTCCCACGTTGTGGGCTATATCTGCGGTGTAAGCCCGGCATGGAGGACCTACGTGATGCTTCTCAGCACCCTGAACTCCTGTGTCGACCCCTTTGTCTACTACTTCTCCTCCTCCAGATTCCAAGCCGACTTTCATGAGCTGCTGAGGAGGCTGTGTGGGCTCTGGGGCCAGTGGCAGCAGGAGGGCAGCGTGGAGCTGAATGagcagaagggaggggaggagcagagagaggaCCGTCCAGCTGAAAGAAAGAGCAGTGAACACTCACCGGGCTCTGGAACTGGTGGCCAGGTGGCCTGTGCTAAAAGCTAG